Proteins encoded within one genomic window of Psilocybe cubensis strain MGC-MH-2018 chromosome 2, whole genome shotgun sequence:
- a CDS encoding Meiotic nuclear division protein 1-like protein (Meiotic nuclear division protein 1 homolog), which translates to MEEKRIKLLEIFHETRDFYQLKELEKLGPKLKGIGVEHIQLEQLQAKLDAAKETQSSHQSQIIELNSAIHLAKSERAESDVRTTALKNLSELKKELSTLESELNAYGDSNPAKVDEVKRAAFLAKEATYRWTDNYGILLGHFTRQTGVGVDDLRQYLGINEDYEDLE; encoded by the exons ATGGAAGAGAAACGCATCAAATTACTTGAGATATTCCATGAAACT CGAGACTTTTACCAG CTAAAAGAACTGGAGAAACTAGGCCCAAAGCTAAAGGGAATAG GAGTTGAGCATATTCAATTGGAGCAGCTGCAGGCCAAATTAGATGCAGCCAAAGAAACCCAAAGCTCTCATCAATCCCAAATTATTGAACTAAATTCAGCGATTCACCTCGCTAAATCAGAAAGAGCAGAGAGC GACGTTCGAACTACTGCACTAAAGAACCTCAGTGAACTAAAGAAAGAATTGTCAACCCTGGAATCCGAGCTCAATGCATATGGCGATTCTAACCCTGCCAAGGTCGATGAGGTGAAAAGGGCGGCTTTCCTCGCCAAAGAAGCGACTTACCGCTGGACTG ATAACTACGGAATACTCCTTGGACATTTTACAAGGCAGACTGGGGTTGGGGTCGACGATCTTCGTCAATATTTGGGTATAAACGAGGACTACGAGGATCTGGAGTGA
- a CDS encoding Cytochrome P450 monooxygenase 151, whose amino-acid sequence MERVRAGPDTVFNEMMAVNEDLQLPYTMDAHQLSNPYQAKVLRTDVNRAIPSYIPELLDESKLAFEDAFKVTDTVLGIADIEVFDTMTHLIARISNRVIFGKDLCRNQEFLRATVRFAETTPLMAPFIQWSPLFFRPFVYFLLSSILGGKRAPLKILVPFLNRYMKARQTMTEKPNLVSEFLIQNAPPQETVEGIAVRLLNINFGSIHTSSIFITQTLFEIALLRPEEVEGMRSEVEDALESEGGWNKAAVDRFYKIDSALREVGRYHGLMHFALPRYAIVGCELADGKFVPPGSRIAIDMKAIHFDADIYPDPNRCDLFRFSNMREKNGSGNSNHGFATVDSYYLPFGAGRHACAGRFFAAVELKIMLAHILLEYNISYPHKVNERPRNIIFNGAIIPDSKARLVFKRRKM is encoded by the exons ATGGAGCGTGTACGAGCAGGTCCGGACACCGTC TTCAACGAAATGATGGCTGTTAATGAAGACCTCCAGCTTCCATACACCATGGATGCTCATCAATTAAGCAATCCTTACCAAGCCAAGGTTCTTAGAACAGATGTCAACCGTGCCATTCCTTCATATATCCCAGAGTTGTTGGATGAATCCAAACTTGCTTTCGAAGATGCCTTCAAGGTCACAGATACCGTACTTG GAATTGCTGACATTGAGGTGTTTGATACCATGACACACTTGATTGCGCGAATCAGTAATCGTGTGATCTTTGGAAAGGATTTATGTCGAAACCAGGAATTCCTTCGCGCAACTGTGCGATTTGCAGAGACGACGCCACTGATGGCTCCATTTATTCAATGGAGTCCGTTGTTCTTCCGTCC ATTTGTATATTTCTTACTTTCATCAATCCTGGGAGGCAAAAGAGCACCACTCAAAATTTTGGTACCTTTTTTGAACCGTTACATGAAAGCTCGCCAAACGATGACGGAAAAGCCT AATTTAGTCTCAGAATTTCTAATTCAGAATGCGCCTCCACAAGAAACAGTTGAAGGTATCGCGGTCCGACTTTTGAACATCAATTTTGGGAGCATACACACTTC GTCTATCTTTATTACACAAACTCTTTTCGAGATCGCGTTGCTTAGGcctgaagaggttgaaggcATGCGGTCTGAAGTCGAAGACGCGCTGGAGTCCGAGGGCGGCTGGAATAAGGCAGCTGTGGACAGATTCTATAAGATCGATTCGGCACTACGGGAGGTCGGAAGATATCACGGATTGATGCATT TTGCCCTTCCTCGCTACGCGATAGTGGGATGTGAGCTTGCAGATGGAAAATTTGTCCCCCCGGGTTCTCGCATTGCAATTGACATGAAAGCAATACATTTCGATGCTGACATTTATCCGGATCCTAACCGTTGTGATCTCTTTCGCTTTTCCAACATGCGGGAGAAGAACGGCTCAGGTAATTCAAACCATGGGTTCGCAACAGTGGATTCATAC TATCTCCCGTTCGGTGCCG GACGCCATGCTTGTGCAGGTCGTTTCTTCGCCGCT GTGGAGCTGAAGATCATGCTTGCCCACATTCTCCTCGAATACAACATCAGTTACCCACACAAAGTCAATGAGCGACCTAGGAATATCATTTTCAATGGAGCAATCATTCCGGATAGTAAAGCTCGTTTGGTCTTCAAGCGTAGAAAGATGTAA
- a CDS encoding NADH-ubiquinone oxidoreductase subunit — translation MSLILKFAAPNVARRAALSSQVGVMGSYFTNFAARHTFHRTRHLANHSFHTSRSLKQAEQKQTSVAAEASREPAPRLAQQGSMQLSLETPQNKAEYVLSTLDKVTNWARQGSMWPMTFGLACCAVEMMHMAAARYDQDRLGVVFRASPRQSDIMIVAGTLTNKMAPALRKVYDQMPEPRWVISMGSCANGGGYYHYSYSVVRGCDRIVPVDIYVPGCPPTAEALLYVTT, via the exons ATGTCCCTCATCCTCAAATTTGCAG CTCCAAACGTTGCTCGTCGAGCTGCCTTGTCGTCCCAGGTGGGCGTGATGGGTTCGTATTTTACGAATTTCGCCGCACGACATACATTTCACCGAACTCGTCATTTAGCCAATCATTCCTTCCATACTTCGAGGAGTTTGAAGCAAGCCGAACAGAAGCAGACCTCTGTTGCTGCTGAAGCTAGCAGGGAACCCGCGCCCAGATTGGCACAACAGGGTTCTATGCAACTTAGTTTGGAGACCCCTCAGAATAAAGCCG AATATGTGCTGTCGACTTTGGATAAAGTGACTAACTGGGCCAGGCAGGGTTCTATGTGGCCCATGACTTTCG GTCTGGCCTGCTGTGCCGTGGAGATGATGCATATGGCTGCTGCCCGTTACGATCAAGATAGATTGGGTGTTGTTTTCCGTGCCAGCCCCAGACAGAGCGATATTATGATTGTTGCCGGAACTCTCACCAACAAAATGGCACCGGCTCTGCGAAAGGTTTACGATCAAATGCCAGAGCCTC GTTGGGTTATTTCCATGGGTTCATGTGCTAATGGCGGTGGTTATTACCACTATTCGTATTCAGTCGTTCGTGGATGCGACC GTATCGTCCCTGTCGATATCTACGTTCCCGGGTGTCCTCCAACCGCAGAAGCGCTCCTATATG TTACAACGTAA